In Plasmodium gaboni strain SY75 chromosome Unknown, whole genome shotgun sequence, the genomic stretch ATTTCCCTAGTGAGTCTGATTTTCCTATTGGAAAAAATAGAGATGAAGGCAAAGGATATCAGTTTCTACGCTGGATCACTGAATGGGGAGAAGATTTTTGCGTAAAACAGAAGAAACAATATAAGGAATTGGAGGATAAGTGTAAACAATGTACTGGTGGCACACCAACATGTAACGGAA encodes the following:
- a CDS encoding putative EMP1-like protein, whose protein sequence is FPSESDFPIGKNRDEGKGYQFLRWITEWGEDFCVKQKKQYKELEDKCKQCTGGTPTCNGNCTECQNQCTKYQEFIKKWKPQYEKQKSKFETDKTGGKYDNDNDAKVSNTARDFLNK